A single window of uncultured Sunxiuqinia sp. DNA harbors:
- a CDS encoding S41 family peptidase, which yields MKNLILLTFLFACLTAFSQSDKSIDWNSDIEYIKVELPKNHYNLYMVKSEQDFISGLDEISKIQNQLSDFEVAVKLQQLIATLGDSHTTLSLDPFLDYNKILPIGLMWFSDGLWIQSTTKSNETILGAKLIEINGRAISEIIDSLSTISAIDNQASIKKSAPKIIPAVQFLEYFGFAIQPEIKLTLEQNGETVYYTIHPEKMNKNNMVRVLPNPIPLCYQNTRTPFWYKVLTKDNVFYIQYNKCWSREYPPSGFKGDSQKLPSFSKFHKAIVDSIKKNDFNKVVFDIRFNGGGNSYQGTKLVEELSTIDKIKSKGKLYVITGRDSYSSAIINIMDFTNMTNAILVGEETSGKPNHLGEIRSFKLPSSALSLQYSTKYFKRTDKDLKTITPDKIIESSFTDFKNGKDPVFEWILKQ from the coding sequence ATGAAAAACCTAATTTTACTAACATTCCTTTTTGCTTGCTTAACAGCATTCTCTCAGAGCGATAAAAGTATCGACTGGAATTCTGACATAGAGTATATTAAAGTTGAACTCCCCAAAAATCATTACAATTTGTATATGGTTAAAAGTGAACAAGACTTCATCTCTGGACTTGATGAGATTTCTAAAATCCAAAACCAACTATCCGATTTTGAAGTAGCAGTTAAATTGCAACAATTGATTGCAACTTTGGGAGATTCACATACCACTTTAAGTTTAGATCCATTCCTTGATTACAATAAAATTCTTCCGATTGGACTGATGTGGTTCAGTGATGGACTTTGGATACAATCAACAACAAAAAGCAATGAAACTATACTAGGAGCAAAACTCATAGAAATAAATGGAAGGGCAATTAGTGAAATTATAGATTCATTGAGTACAATCTCAGCAATAGATAATCAAGCTTCGATTAAGAAAAGCGCTCCTAAAATAATTCCTGCTGTGCAATTTTTAGAATATTTCGGTTTTGCTATACAACCTGAAATAAAACTAACACTTGAACAAAATGGTGAAACTGTATATTATACAATTCATCCTGAAAAAATGAATAAAAATAATATGGTTAGAGTTCTACCTAACCCGATACCACTATGCTATCAAAATACGAGAACTCCCTTTTGGTATAAGGTCTTAACAAAAGACAATGTATTCTATATTCAATATAATAAGTGTTGGAGTAGAGAATATCCACCATCTGGATTTAAAGGAGATTCTCAAAAACTTCCTTCATTCTCTAAATTTCATAAAGCAATAGTGGATAGCATAAAGAAAAACGATTTTAATAAAGTTGTTTTTGACATCCGCTTCAATGGTGGAGGTAATTCTTATCAGGGGACCAAATTAGTTGAGGAGTTATCAACTATTGATAAAATTAAAAGCAAAGGAAAACTTTATGTAATTACAGGACGAGATTCATATTCTTCTGCAATAATTAACATCATGGACTTTACCAATATGACTAATGCAATTTTGGTTGGAGAAGAAACTTCCGGGAAACCCAATCATCTCGGTGAAATAAGAAGTTTTAAACTGCCGTCTTCAGCTCTTAGCTTGCAATATTCGACCAAATACTTTAAAAGAACTGACAAAGATTTAAAAACTATCACTCCAGATAAAATTATAGAATCAAGCTTTACTGACTTTAAGAATGGCAAAGACCCTGTATTTGAATGGATTTTGAAACAATAA